In a single window of the Paenibacillus sp. MMS20-IR301 genome:
- a CDS encoding sugar ABC transporter permease yields the protein MLKTLGRRWREKFEFGIFTLPVLICIAVAFYIPFAMTIRYSLTKWNGISKHPKFVGLDNFKQIFSGDTNFSDAAWFTIKYAVLYIVIVNVLAILLAVLLDMKLKSTSWLRAAFFIPYILSLVIVGFIWKFIFMQGFNSLGESTGWGIFDLSWLGTPGLAFISILGVSIWQSIGFYLVIYIAGLQSVPEDLKEAATVDGAGPLRRFFSITLPLLAPSITISVFMALTNSIKVFDVILSLTGGGPGGTTYSIAYDIYRDTFQNNLYGYGTAKALILFLAVLVVTVIQLTVFKRREVEA from the coding sequence ATGTTAAAAACACTCGGCAGAAGATGGCGCGAGAAATTCGAATTCGGAATCTTTACACTCCCGGTTCTGATCTGTATCGCCGTAGCATTCTACATTCCCTTTGCCATGACCATCCGCTATTCCCTGACGAAGTGGAACGGGATTTCCAAGCATCCCAAATTCGTCGGACTGGATAACTTCAAACAGATTTTCTCAGGCGATACGAACTTCTCGGATGCCGCCTGGTTCACGATTAAATATGCGGTCCTCTATATTGTGATTGTCAACGTGCTGGCGATCCTGCTGGCCGTACTGCTGGACATGAAGCTGAAGAGCACCTCCTGGCTGAGAGCGGCATTCTTTATCCCTTATATCCTCAGTCTTGTTATTGTCGGCTTCATCTGGAAGTTCATCTTCATGCAGGGCTTCAACTCGCTGGGCGAAAGCACCGGCTGGGGAATCTTTGACCTAAGCTGGCTCGGAACTCCCGGACTTGCCTTCATCTCCATCCTTGGCGTGTCCATCTGGCAGTCCATCGGTTTCTATCTCGTGATCTATATTGCCGGTCTGCAGTCTGTGCCGGAAGATTTGAAGGAAGCCGCTACTGTAGACGGTGCCGGACCGCTGAGAAGATTCTTCAGCATTACGCTGCCGCTGCTTGCCCCGTCGATCACGATATCTGTCTTCATGGCACTGACCAACTCGATCAAGGTATTCGACGTCATCCTGTCGCTGACCGGCGGCGGCCCTGGCGGAACTACTTACAGTATTGCTTATGATATATACCGGGATACGTTCCAGAACAACCTGTACGGCTATGGTACCGCGAAAGCGCTTATCCTGTTCCTGGCAGTGCTTGTCGTGACAGTAATCCAGCTGACAGTCTTCAAACGGAGAGAGGTTGAGGCATAA
- a CDS encoding carbohydrate ABC transporter permease — MKTNNNKAGKIILEVVLVILSLLFLYPLFLTIINSLKSFSEVMTDVIALPKSLNFSNYSYVWKFINYPRLFLNNFIITGVGLLGIVFISSIAAYKLARTKTRWSGVLYFLCIMPMLIPFQSIMLTVLQTAKNLNLSESTWGLGLLYWGFGAPLAVFIYHGFVKGIPTEIDESATIDGASGFRLFFSVIFPLLKSVTTTIIIIDVMWIWNDFLLPLLMVNGSPDTKTLTLAAYTFVGQYTSDWQYAMTAMVMAVLPSIIVFIFLQKYIVKGVVAGAVKG, encoded by the coding sequence ATGAAAACAAACAACAACAAGGCAGGCAAGATCATACTGGAAGTTGTTTTGGTCATATTGTCTCTGCTGTTCCTGTATCCGCTGTTCCTGACGATTATTAATTCGCTCAAAAGCTTCAGCGAGGTCATGACCGACGTCATCGCCCTGCCGAAATCACTGAACTTCAGCAACTACTCTTATGTGTGGAAGTTCATTAACTATCCGCGGCTGTTCCTGAACAACTTCATCATTACCGGTGTCGGCCTGCTGGGGATTGTGTTCATTTCCTCCATTGCCGCTTATAAGCTGGCACGGACCAAAACCAGATGGAGCGGCGTGCTGTACTTCCTGTGCATTATGCCGATGCTGATCCCGTTCCAGTCGATCATGCTGACTGTACTGCAGACGGCGAAGAACCTGAACCTCTCCGAGAGCACCTGGGGACTCGGCCTCTTGTACTGGGGCTTCGGCGCTCCGCTGGCCGTCTTCATCTATCACGGCTTCGTGAAGGGGATTCCGACAGAAATCGACGAGAGCGCGACGATTGACGGCGCTTCCGGCTTCCGGCTGTTCTTCAGCGTGATCTTCCCGCTGCTGAAATCGGTAACGACCACCATTATCATCATCGATGTAATGTGGATCTGGAATGACTTCCTGCTCCCGCTGCTGATGGTTAACGGCTCACCGGATACAAAGACCTTGACGCTGGCTGCCTACACCTTCGTCGGCCAATATACCTCGGACTGGCAGTATGCCATGACAGCTATGGTAATGGCGGTGCTGCCGTCGATCATCGTCTTCATCTTCCTGCAAAAATATATTGTGAAGGGCGTTGTTGCGGGGGCCGTTAAGGGCTGA